In one Arachis duranensis cultivar V14167 chromosome 9, aradu.V14167.gnm2.J7QH, whole genome shotgun sequence genomic region, the following are encoded:
- the LOC107466398 gene encoding uncharacterized protein LOC107466398 isoform X4, with protein MLMVLIWTLVSCSSTRYLDMVDNNLNMDHNETLEQFIKSKGYSELFVKAYLIPICGSIWPCSSERALSFSTFSVLSFCRNLQHLQLFGRSQWLTVKGGSHAYVEKVKEELVSRGVQVITNCEVELVSTLAKGCLVRCKDGSEETYESCIIATHAPDTLRLLGDEATYDERRILGAFQYVYSDIFLHHDKNLMPQKPAAWSAINFLGCKNNRICVTYWLNILQNFGETKLPFLVTLNPEQTPENTLFKWSTGHLVPSVAAFKAAQELESIQGKRRIWFCSAYQGYEFHEDGLKAGMVAAYGILGRCCSLGTNPKHMEPSWKELGARHFVTRFLSSYITTGCLTLLEDGGTMYTFEGNNMKNSLKCVVKIHSPQFYWKIMTQADLGLADAYINGDFSLDDKDKGLLNLFMIFIKASIDSTNASNSKLKRNRGWWTPIFLTAGLASAKFFFKHYFRKNSLTQARRNISRHYDLSNELFALFLDETMTYSCAMFKNEDEDLKDAQMRKMSILIEKARIDSTHEVLDIGCGWGSFVIEVVKQTGCKCTGITLSMEQLKLAEKRVRDAGLQDHIKLLLCDYRELPKTFKYDRIISVGMIEAVGHEYMEEFFGCCESVLADDGLLVLQFISYPDESYDEYRRSAGFIKEYIFPGGCLPSLSRVTSAMATASRLCVEHAENIGIHYHQTLRWWRKNFMRKHSEILALGFDEKFIRTWEYYFDYCAAGFKSRTIGDYQMIFSRPGNTNTLKDPYRSWPSAC; from the exons ATGTTGATGGTATTGATTTGGACCTTGGTTTCATGCTCTTCAACCCG CTATCTTGATATGGTTGACAACAATCTGAATATGGACCATAATGAGACCTTGGAGCAATTCATAAAGTCAAAGGGTTACTCTGAATTATTTGTGAAAGCTTATCTT ATTCCAATTTGTGGTTCTATATGGCCCTGCTCTTCTGAAAGAGCTTTGAGCTTTTCTACTTTCTCGGTTCTCTCCTTCTGTCGCAACTTGCAACATCTTCAG CTCTTTGGAAGATCGCAATGGCTAACTGTCAAAGGAGGCTCACATGCTTATGTTGAGAAG GTCAAAGAAGAACTTGTTAGTAGAGGTGTTCAAGTAATAACTAATTGTGAGGTGGAATTGGTTTCAACATTAGCAAAAG GATGTCTTGTGCGGTGCAAAGATGGTTCTGAAGAAACATATGAAAGCTGCATAATTGCGACACATGCACCTGACACTTTGAGATTATTAGGAGACGAAGCGACATATGACGAGCGAAGAATTCTTGGCGCTTTTCAGTACGTATACAG TGATATTTTTCTTCATCatgacaaaaatttaatgccTCAAAAACCAGCAGCATGGAGTGCAATTAATTTTCTTGGATGTAAGAACAACAGAATTTGTGTGACATACTGGCTCAACATTCTTCAG AATTTTGGTGAAACAAAATTACCCTTTCTTGTAACTCTAAATCCAGAACAAACACCGGAAAATACCTTATTTAAGTGGTCAACTGGACATCTGGTTCCATCAGTTGCTGCATTCAAAGCTGCACAAGAACTTGAAAGTATTCaaggaaaaagaagaatttGGTTTTGTAGCGCCTATCAAG GTTATGAATTTCATGAAGATGGATTGAAG GCTGGTATGGTTGCTGCATATGGCATTCTTGGAAGATGTTGTTCCCTTGGGACCAACCCAAAACACATGGAACCTTCTTGGAAGGAACTCGGAGCACGTCATTTCGTGACGAGATTCCTAAGTTCCTATATCACTACCGGATGTTTAAC TTTATTGGAAGATGGAGGAACAATGTATACCTTTGAAGGAAACAATATGAAGAACTCTTTGAAGTGTGTTGTGAAAATCCATAGTCCCCAATTTTATTGGAAG ATTATGACACAAGCTGATTTAGGTCTTGCAGATGCATATATTAATGGAGATTTTTCCCTTGATGATAAAGATAAAGgtcttttaaatctttttatg ATTTTCATCAAAGCAAGTATAGATTCAACAAATGCTTCAAACTCAAAATTGAAAAGGAATAG GGGTTGGTGGACACCAATTTTTCTTACAGCTGGTTTAGCATCTGCAAAGTTCTTCTTTAAGCATTACTTTAGGAAAAATTCTCTTACACAAGCTCGTCGCAACATCTCTAGACACTATGATCTG AGCAATGAATTGTTTGCACTGTTCTTGGATGAAACAATGACATATTCATGTGCAATGTTCAAG AATGAAGATGAAGATTTGAAAGATGCACAAATGAGAAAAATGTCTATTCTCATTGAAAAA GCTAGGATAGACAGCACGCATGAAGTTCTTGATATCGGATGCGGATGGGGAAGTTTTGTCATTGAAGTCGTCAAACAAACTGGATGCAAATGCACTGGCATCACTTTGTCTATGGAACAACTGAAACTTGCAGAAAAAAGAGTTAGAGATGCTGGACTTCAG GATCATATCAAACTTTTATTATGTGACTATCGCGAGCTACCAAAGACATTCAAATATGATAGGATTATATCTGT TGGGATGATAGAAGCAGTTGGTCACGAATACATGGAAGAGTTTTTCGGTTGTTGTGAATCAGTGTTAGCAGATGATGGACTTCTAGTTCTCCAG TTCATATCGTATCCGGATGAGTCTTACGATGAGTACAGGCGAAGTGCCGGGtttataaaagaatatatttttcCTGGCGGATGCCTACCTTCCCTAAGTAGGGTAACATCAGCCATGGCAACTGCATCAAGACTATG TGTGGAACATGCTGAGAATATTGGAATCCATTACCATCAAACATTAAGGTGGTGGAGGAAGAACTTCATGAGAAAGCATAG tgAGATTTTGGCTCTTGGATTCGATGAAAAATTTATTAGGACATGGGAatactattttgattattgtgCTGCTGGTTTTAAGTCACGAACAATTGGAGATTACCAG ATGATTTTCTCACGGCCTGGCAATACCAATACACTCAAAGATCCATACAGAAGTTGGCCCTCAGCATGTTAA
- the LOC107466398 gene encoding uncharacterized protein LOC107466398 isoform X3: MELSELSFAVSLDGGHGCEWGSRNGLSSLFAQKKNVFNPYFWQMIREIIKFKNDVISYLDMVDNNLNMDHNETLEQFIKSKGYSELFVKAYLIPICGSIWPCSSERALSFSTFSVLSFCRNLQHLQLFGRSQWLTVKGGSHAYVEKVKEELVSRGVQVITNCEVELVSTLAKGCLVRCKDGSEETYESCIIATHAPDTLRLLGDEATYDERRILGAFQYVYSDIFLHHDKNLMPQKPAAWSAINFLGCKNNRICVTYWLNILQNFGETKLPFLVTLNPEQTPENTLFKWSTGHLVPSVAAFKAAQELESIQGKRRIWFCSAYQGYEFHEDGLKAGMVAAYGILGRCCSLGTNPKHMEPSWKELGARHFVTRFLSSYITTGCLTLLEDGGTMYTFEGNNMKNSLKCVVKIHSPQFYWKIMTQADLGLADAYINGDFSLDDKDKGLLNLFMIFIKASIDSTNASNSKLKRNRGWWTPIFLTAGLASAKFFFKHYFRKNSLTQARRNISRHYDLSNELFALFLDETMTYSCAMFKNEDEDLKDAQMRKMSILIEKARIDSTHEVLDIGCGWGSFVIEVVKQTGCKCTGITLSMEQLKLAEKRVRDAGLQDHIKLLLCDYRELPKTFKYDRIISVGMIEAVGHEYMEEFFGCCESVLADDGLLVLQFISYPDESYDEYRRSAGFIKEYIFPGGCLPSLSRVTSAMATASRLCVEHAENIGIHYHQTLRWWRKNFMRKHSEILALGFDEKFIRTWEYYFDYCAAGFKSRTIGDYQMIFSRPGNTNTLKDPYRSWPSAC; the protein is encoded by the exons ATGGAATTATCAGAACTATCATTCGCTGTGAGCCTCGATGGTGGCCATGGCTGCGAATGGGGCAGCAGAAATGGTTTGTCTAGCTTGTTTGCACAAAAAAAGAATGTGTTCAACCCTTACTTCTGGCAAATGATTAGGGAAATTATCAAATTCAAAAATGATGTTATAAG CTATCTTGATATGGTTGACAACAATCTGAATATGGACCATAATGAGACCTTGGAGCAATTCATAAAGTCAAAGGGTTACTCTGAATTATTTGTGAAAGCTTATCTT ATTCCAATTTGTGGTTCTATATGGCCCTGCTCTTCTGAAAGAGCTTTGAGCTTTTCTACTTTCTCGGTTCTCTCCTTCTGTCGCAACTTGCAACATCTTCAG CTCTTTGGAAGATCGCAATGGCTAACTGTCAAAGGAGGCTCACATGCTTATGTTGAGAAG GTCAAAGAAGAACTTGTTAGTAGAGGTGTTCAAGTAATAACTAATTGTGAGGTGGAATTGGTTTCAACATTAGCAAAAG GATGTCTTGTGCGGTGCAAAGATGGTTCTGAAGAAACATATGAAAGCTGCATAATTGCGACACATGCACCTGACACTTTGAGATTATTAGGAGACGAAGCGACATATGACGAGCGAAGAATTCTTGGCGCTTTTCAGTACGTATACAG TGATATTTTTCTTCATCatgacaaaaatttaatgccTCAAAAACCAGCAGCATGGAGTGCAATTAATTTTCTTGGATGTAAGAACAACAGAATTTGTGTGACATACTGGCTCAACATTCTTCAG AATTTTGGTGAAACAAAATTACCCTTTCTTGTAACTCTAAATCCAGAACAAACACCGGAAAATACCTTATTTAAGTGGTCAACTGGACATCTGGTTCCATCAGTTGCTGCATTCAAAGCTGCACAAGAACTTGAAAGTATTCaaggaaaaagaagaatttGGTTTTGTAGCGCCTATCAAG GTTATGAATTTCATGAAGATGGATTGAAG GCTGGTATGGTTGCTGCATATGGCATTCTTGGAAGATGTTGTTCCCTTGGGACCAACCCAAAACACATGGAACCTTCTTGGAAGGAACTCGGAGCACGTCATTTCGTGACGAGATTCCTAAGTTCCTATATCACTACCGGATGTTTAAC TTTATTGGAAGATGGAGGAACAATGTATACCTTTGAAGGAAACAATATGAAGAACTCTTTGAAGTGTGTTGTGAAAATCCATAGTCCCCAATTTTATTGGAAG ATTATGACACAAGCTGATTTAGGTCTTGCAGATGCATATATTAATGGAGATTTTTCCCTTGATGATAAAGATAAAGgtcttttaaatctttttatg ATTTTCATCAAAGCAAGTATAGATTCAACAAATGCTTCAAACTCAAAATTGAAAAGGAATAG GGGTTGGTGGACACCAATTTTTCTTACAGCTGGTTTAGCATCTGCAAAGTTCTTCTTTAAGCATTACTTTAGGAAAAATTCTCTTACACAAGCTCGTCGCAACATCTCTAGACACTATGATCTG AGCAATGAATTGTTTGCACTGTTCTTGGATGAAACAATGACATATTCATGTGCAATGTTCAAG AATGAAGATGAAGATTTGAAAGATGCACAAATGAGAAAAATGTCTATTCTCATTGAAAAA GCTAGGATAGACAGCACGCATGAAGTTCTTGATATCGGATGCGGATGGGGAAGTTTTGTCATTGAAGTCGTCAAACAAACTGGATGCAAATGCACTGGCATCACTTTGTCTATGGAACAACTGAAACTTGCAGAAAAAAGAGTTAGAGATGCTGGACTTCAG GATCATATCAAACTTTTATTATGTGACTATCGCGAGCTACCAAAGACATTCAAATATGATAGGATTATATCTGT TGGGATGATAGAAGCAGTTGGTCACGAATACATGGAAGAGTTTTTCGGTTGTTGTGAATCAGTGTTAGCAGATGATGGACTTCTAGTTCTCCAG TTCATATCGTATCCGGATGAGTCTTACGATGAGTACAGGCGAAGTGCCGGGtttataaaagaatatatttttcCTGGCGGATGCCTACCTTCCCTAAGTAGGGTAACATCAGCCATGGCAACTGCATCAAGACTATG TGTGGAACATGCTGAGAATATTGGAATCCATTACCATCAAACATTAAGGTGGTGGAGGAAGAACTTCATGAGAAAGCATAG tgAGATTTTGGCTCTTGGATTCGATGAAAAATTTATTAGGACATGGGAatactattttgattattgtgCTGCTGGTTTTAAGTCACGAACAATTGGAGATTACCAG ATGATTTTCTCACGGCCTGGCAATACCAATACACTCAAAGATCCATACAGAAGTTGGCCCTCAGCATGTTAA
- the LOC107466398 gene encoding uncharacterized protein LOC107466398 isoform X2 has translation MMRVAVVGGGISGLVSAYVLAKEGVNVTLYEKEDYLGGHAKTVNVDGIDLDLGFMLFNPATYPDMIEFLESLGIDMELSELSFAVSLDGGHGCEWGSRNGLSSLFAQKKNVFNPYFWQMIREIIKFKNDVISYLDMVDNNLNMDHNETLEQFIKSKGYSELFVKAYLIPICGSIWPCSSERALSFSTFSVLSFCRNLQHLQLFGRSQWLTVKGGSHAYVEKVKEELVSRGVQVITNCEVELVSTLAKGCLVRCKDGSEETYESCIIATHAPDTLRLLGDEATYDERRILGAFQYVYSDIFLHHDKNLMPQKPAAWSAINFLGCKNNRICVTYWLNILQNFGETKLPFLVTLNPEQTPENTLFKWSTGHLVPSVAAFKAAQELESIQGKRRIWFCSAYQGYEFHEDGLKAGMVAAYGILGRCCSLGTNPKHMEPSWKELGARHFVTRFLSSYITTGCLTLLEDGGTMYTFEGNNMKNSLKCVVKIHSPQFYWKIMTQADLGLADAYINGDFSLDDKDKGLLNLFMIFIKASIDSTNASNSKLKRNRGWWTPIFLTAGLASAKFFFKHYFRKNSLTQARRNISRHYDLNEDEDLKDAQMRKMSILIEKARIDSTHEVLDIGCGWGSFVIEVVKQTGCKCTGITLSMEQLKLAEKRVRDAGLQDHIKLLLCDYRELPKTFKYDRIISVGMIEAVGHEYMEEFFGCCESVLADDGLLVLQFISYPDESYDEYRRSAGFIKEYIFPGGCLPSLSRVTSAMATASRLCVEHAENIGIHYHQTLRWWRKNFMRKHSEILALGFDEKFIRTWEYYFDYCAAGFKSRTIGDYQMIFSRPGNTNTLKDPYRSWPSAC, from the exons ATGATGAGAGTGGCAGTGGTGGGTGGTGGAATAAGTGGATTGGTTTCAGCGTATGTACTGGCCAAAGAAGGAGTGAATGTGACTCTTTATGAGAAAGAAGATTATTTGGGAGGCCATGCCAAAACTGTGAATGTTGATGGTATTGATTTGGACCTTGGTTTCATGCTCTTCAACCCG GCAACTTATCCTGACATGATTGAATTCTTAGAGAGTCTTGGAATTGATATGGAATTATCAGAACTATCATTCGCTGTGAGCCTCGATGGTGGCCATGGCTGCGAATGGGGCAGCAGAAATGGTTTGTCTAGCTTGTTTGCACAAAAAAAGAATGTGTTCAACCCTTACTTCTGGCAAATGATTAGGGAAATTATCAAATTCAAAAATGATGTTATAAG CTATCTTGATATGGTTGACAACAATCTGAATATGGACCATAATGAGACCTTGGAGCAATTCATAAAGTCAAAGGGTTACTCTGAATTATTTGTGAAAGCTTATCTT ATTCCAATTTGTGGTTCTATATGGCCCTGCTCTTCTGAAAGAGCTTTGAGCTTTTCTACTTTCTCGGTTCTCTCCTTCTGTCGCAACTTGCAACATCTTCAG CTCTTTGGAAGATCGCAATGGCTAACTGTCAAAGGAGGCTCACATGCTTATGTTGAGAAG GTCAAAGAAGAACTTGTTAGTAGAGGTGTTCAAGTAATAACTAATTGTGAGGTGGAATTGGTTTCAACATTAGCAAAAG GATGTCTTGTGCGGTGCAAAGATGGTTCTGAAGAAACATATGAAAGCTGCATAATTGCGACACATGCACCTGACACTTTGAGATTATTAGGAGACGAAGCGACATATGACGAGCGAAGAATTCTTGGCGCTTTTCAGTACGTATACAG TGATATTTTTCTTCATCatgacaaaaatttaatgccTCAAAAACCAGCAGCATGGAGTGCAATTAATTTTCTTGGATGTAAGAACAACAGAATTTGTGTGACATACTGGCTCAACATTCTTCAG AATTTTGGTGAAACAAAATTACCCTTTCTTGTAACTCTAAATCCAGAACAAACACCGGAAAATACCTTATTTAAGTGGTCAACTGGACATCTGGTTCCATCAGTTGCTGCATTCAAAGCTGCACAAGAACTTGAAAGTATTCaaggaaaaagaagaatttGGTTTTGTAGCGCCTATCAAG GTTATGAATTTCATGAAGATGGATTGAAG GCTGGTATGGTTGCTGCATATGGCATTCTTGGAAGATGTTGTTCCCTTGGGACCAACCCAAAACACATGGAACCTTCTTGGAAGGAACTCGGAGCACGTCATTTCGTGACGAGATTCCTAAGTTCCTATATCACTACCGGATGTTTAAC TTTATTGGAAGATGGAGGAACAATGTATACCTTTGAAGGAAACAATATGAAGAACTCTTTGAAGTGTGTTGTGAAAATCCATAGTCCCCAATTTTATTGGAAG ATTATGACACAAGCTGATTTAGGTCTTGCAGATGCATATATTAATGGAGATTTTTCCCTTGATGATAAAGATAAAGgtcttttaaatctttttatg ATTTTCATCAAAGCAAGTATAGATTCAACAAATGCTTCAAACTCAAAATTGAAAAGGAATAG GGGTTGGTGGACACCAATTTTTCTTACAGCTGGTTTAGCATCTGCAAAGTTCTTCTTTAAGCATTACTTTAGGAAAAATTCTCTTACACAAGCTCGTCGCAACATCTCTAGACACTATGATCTG AATGAAGATGAAGATTTGAAAGATGCACAAATGAGAAAAATGTCTATTCTCATTGAAAAA GCTAGGATAGACAGCACGCATGAAGTTCTTGATATCGGATGCGGATGGGGAAGTTTTGTCATTGAAGTCGTCAAACAAACTGGATGCAAATGCACTGGCATCACTTTGTCTATGGAACAACTGAAACTTGCAGAAAAAAGAGTTAGAGATGCTGGACTTCAG GATCATATCAAACTTTTATTATGTGACTATCGCGAGCTACCAAAGACATTCAAATATGATAGGATTATATCTGT TGGGATGATAGAAGCAGTTGGTCACGAATACATGGAAGAGTTTTTCGGTTGTTGTGAATCAGTGTTAGCAGATGATGGACTTCTAGTTCTCCAG TTCATATCGTATCCGGATGAGTCTTACGATGAGTACAGGCGAAGTGCCGGGtttataaaagaatatatttttcCTGGCGGATGCCTACCTTCCCTAAGTAGGGTAACATCAGCCATGGCAACTGCATCAAGACTATG TGTGGAACATGCTGAGAATATTGGAATCCATTACCATCAAACATTAAGGTGGTGGAGGAAGAACTTCATGAGAAAGCATAG tgAGATTTTGGCTCTTGGATTCGATGAAAAATTTATTAGGACATGGGAatactattttgattattgtgCTGCTGGTTTTAAGTCACGAACAATTGGAGATTACCAG ATGATTTTCTCACGGCCTGGCAATACCAATACACTCAAAGATCCATACAGAAGTTGGCCCTCAGCATGTTAA
- the LOC107466398 gene encoding uncharacterized protein LOC107466398 isoform X1, with translation MMRVAVVGGGISGLVSAYVLAKEGVNVTLYEKEDYLGGHAKTVNVDGIDLDLGFMLFNPATYPDMIEFLESLGIDMELSELSFAVSLDGGHGCEWGSRNGLSSLFAQKKNVFNPYFWQMIREIIKFKNDVISYLDMVDNNLNMDHNETLEQFIKSKGYSELFVKAYLIPICGSIWPCSSERALSFSTFSVLSFCRNLQHLQLFGRSQWLTVKGGSHAYVEKVKEELVSRGVQVITNCEVELVSTLAKGCLVRCKDGSEETYESCIIATHAPDTLRLLGDEATYDERRILGAFQYVYSDIFLHHDKNLMPQKPAAWSAINFLGCKNNRICVTYWLNILQNFGETKLPFLVTLNPEQTPENTLFKWSTGHLVPSVAAFKAAQELESIQGKRRIWFCSAYQGYEFHEDGLKAGMVAAYGILGRCCSLGTNPKHMEPSWKELGARHFVTRFLSSYITTGCLTLLEDGGTMYTFEGNNMKNSLKCVVKIHSPQFYWKIMTQADLGLADAYINGDFSLDDKDKGLLNLFMIFIKASIDSTNASNSKLKRNRGWWTPIFLTAGLASAKFFFKHYFRKNSLTQARRNISRHYDLSNELFALFLDETMTYSCAMFKNEDEDLKDAQMRKMSILIEKARIDSTHEVLDIGCGWGSFVIEVVKQTGCKCTGITLSMEQLKLAEKRVRDAGLQDHIKLLLCDYRELPKTFKYDRIISVGMIEAVGHEYMEEFFGCCESVLADDGLLVLQFISYPDESYDEYRRSAGFIKEYIFPGGCLPSLSRVTSAMATASRLCVEHAENIGIHYHQTLRWWRKNFMRKHSEILALGFDEKFIRTWEYYFDYCAAGFKSRTIGDYQMIFSRPGNTNTLKDPYRSWPSAC, from the exons ATGATGAGAGTGGCAGTGGTGGGTGGTGGAATAAGTGGATTGGTTTCAGCGTATGTACTGGCCAAAGAAGGAGTGAATGTGACTCTTTATGAGAAAGAAGATTATTTGGGAGGCCATGCCAAAACTGTGAATGTTGATGGTATTGATTTGGACCTTGGTTTCATGCTCTTCAACCCG GCAACTTATCCTGACATGATTGAATTCTTAGAGAGTCTTGGAATTGATATGGAATTATCAGAACTATCATTCGCTGTGAGCCTCGATGGTGGCCATGGCTGCGAATGGGGCAGCAGAAATGGTTTGTCTAGCTTGTTTGCACAAAAAAAGAATGTGTTCAACCCTTACTTCTGGCAAATGATTAGGGAAATTATCAAATTCAAAAATGATGTTATAAG CTATCTTGATATGGTTGACAACAATCTGAATATGGACCATAATGAGACCTTGGAGCAATTCATAAAGTCAAAGGGTTACTCTGAATTATTTGTGAAAGCTTATCTT ATTCCAATTTGTGGTTCTATATGGCCCTGCTCTTCTGAAAGAGCTTTGAGCTTTTCTACTTTCTCGGTTCTCTCCTTCTGTCGCAACTTGCAACATCTTCAG CTCTTTGGAAGATCGCAATGGCTAACTGTCAAAGGAGGCTCACATGCTTATGTTGAGAAG GTCAAAGAAGAACTTGTTAGTAGAGGTGTTCAAGTAATAACTAATTGTGAGGTGGAATTGGTTTCAACATTAGCAAAAG GATGTCTTGTGCGGTGCAAAGATGGTTCTGAAGAAACATATGAAAGCTGCATAATTGCGACACATGCACCTGACACTTTGAGATTATTAGGAGACGAAGCGACATATGACGAGCGAAGAATTCTTGGCGCTTTTCAGTACGTATACAG TGATATTTTTCTTCATCatgacaaaaatttaatgccTCAAAAACCAGCAGCATGGAGTGCAATTAATTTTCTTGGATGTAAGAACAACAGAATTTGTGTGACATACTGGCTCAACATTCTTCAG AATTTTGGTGAAACAAAATTACCCTTTCTTGTAACTCTAAATCCAGAACAAACACCGGAAAATACCTTATTTAAGTGGTCAACTGGACATCTGGTTCCATCAGTTGCTGCATTCAAAGCTGCACAAGAACTTGAAAGTATTCaaggaaaaagaagaatttGGTTTTGTAGCGCCTATCAAG GTTATGAATTTCATGAAGATGGATTGAAG GCTGGTATGGTTGCTGCATATGGCATTCTTGGAAGATGTTGTTCCCTTGGGACCAACCCAAAACACATGGAACCTTCTTGGAAGGAACTCGGAGCACGTCATTTCGTGACGAGATTCCTAAGTTCCTATATCACTACCGGATGTTTAAC TTTATTGGAAGATGGAGGAACAATGTATACCTTTGAAGGAAACAATATGAAGAACTCTTTGAAGTGTGTTGTGAAAATCCATAGTCCCCAATTTTATTGGAAG ATTATGACACAAGCTGATTTAGGTCTTGCAGATGCATATATTAATGGAGATTTTTCCCTTGATGATAAAGATAAAGgtcttttaaatctttttatg ATTTTCATCAAAGCAAGTATAGATTCAACAAATGCTTCAAACTCAAAATTGAAAAGGAATAG GGGTTGGTGGACACCAATTTTTCTTACAGCTGGTTTAGCATCTGCAAAGTTCTTCTTTAAGCATTACTTTAGGAAAAATTCTCTTACACAAGCTCGTCGCAACATCTCTAGACACTATGATCTG AGCAATGAATTGTTTGCACTGTTCTTGGATGAAACAATGACATATTCATGTGCAATGTTCAAG AATGAAGATGAAGATTTGAAAGATGCACAAATGAGAAAAATGTCTATTCTCATTGAAAAA GCTAGGATAGACAGCACGCATGAAGTTCTTGATATCGGATGCGGATGGGGAAGTTTTGTCATTGAAGTCGTCAAACAAACTGGATGCAAATGCACTGGCATCACTTTGTCTATGGAACAACTGAAACTTGCAGAAAAAAGAGTTAGAGATGCTGGACTTCAG GATCATATCAAACTTTTATTATGTGACTATCGCGAGCTACCAAAGACATTCAAATATGATAGGATTATATCTGT TGGGATGATAGAAGCAGTTGGTCACGAATACATGGAAGAGTTTTTCGGTTGTTGTGAATCAGTGTTAGCAGATGATGGACTTCTAGTTCTCCAG TTCATATCGTATCCGGATGAGTCTTACGATGAGTACAGGCGAAGTGCCGGGtttataaaagaatatatttttcCTGGCGGATGCCTACCTTCCCTAAGTAGGGTAACATCAGCCATGGCAACTGCATCAAGACTATG TGTGGAACATGCTGAGAATATTGGAATCCATTACCATCAAACATTAAGGTGGTGGAGGAAGAACTTCATGAGAAAGCATAG tgAGATTTTGGCTCTTGGATTCGATGAAAAATTTATTAGGACATGGGAatactattttgattattgtgCTGCTGGTTTTAAGTCACGAACAATTGGAGATTACCAG ATGATTTTCTCACGGCCTGGCAATACCAATACACTCAAAGATCCATACAGAAGTTGGCCCTCAGCATGTTAA